A window from Kovacikia minuta CCNUW1 encodes these proteins:
- a CDS encoding helix-turn-helix transcriptional regulator produces the protein MSGKIGYGPGLPVDEGVLKKLAIAVQEARGDRSQREFSKLLEVSQSTVQQWENGKNVPSLENLEKIARMKGMLVEDFVAYLYDRTRGITSKDILDRVEVMPSRDFAQILHVIGDRLAPPEEGSQGKGAEKGKGKRVKAEKRLRLVRERQKDAVELGE, from the coding sequence TTGAGTGGAAAGATTGGTTATGGACCTGGTTTACCTGTGGATGAAGGGGTTCTGAAAAAGCTGGCAATAGCGGTACAGGAGGCGCGGGGCGATCGCTCTCAGCGGGAATTTTCTAAGCTGCTGGAGGTATCTCAATCGACAGTGCAGCAGTGGGAGAACGGGAAAAATGTCCCCAGCCTGGAGAACCTGGAGAAGATCGCCCGCATGAAAGGGATGCTGGTTGAGGATTTTGTAGCGTACCTGTATGACCGGACACGGGGAATTACGAGTAAGGACATCCTGGATCGGGTTGAGGTAATGCCATCAAGGGATTTTGCCCAGATTCTGCATGTGATTGGCGATCGACTGGCTCCACCGGAGGAAGGGAGTCAGGGGAAGGGAGCGGAGAAGGGAAAGGGGAAGAGGGTAAAGGCGGAAAAGCGGCTGCGGTTGGTGCGGGAACGGCAGAAGGATGCGGTGGAGTTGGGAGAGTAG
- a CDS encoding IS30 family transposase, whose protein sequence is MSYTQLSADERLELYRLRQRGDLSLRAIAIRMGRSHSTISRELKRNQSSEQIYLPDLAQAQQHVRRQQSKQPFVGISEGCLARVKAQLRQYHSPQQIAGSLKLKGLEWVSHETIYQMIYHNYADMGAYRGYLRHSHIRRQHRSAKRQKRGLIPNRVGIEHRPVIAEQKSEIGHWEGDTIVGGNHLGAIATHVDKASKFLVARVMKDRTAGEMNRVSIAAFESIPKERRKTMTFDNGKEFSKHEQLTARLGVQCYFANPYHSWERGLNEHTNGLIRQFFPKGTNFRIVKQDEVDQVVELINHRPRQSLGYRTPHEVFWGQSGDGALQI, encoded by the coding sequence ATGAGCTATACGCAGCTTAGCGCAGATGAGCGCCTGGAACTCTATCGATTGAGACAAAGGGGTGATTTGTCCCTGCGGGCAATTGCCATTCGAATGGGACGTTCCCACAGCACCATTTCTCGTGAACTCAAACGCAACCAAAGCTCAGAGCAGATCTATCTACCGGACTTGGCTCAAGCTCAGCAGCACGTTCGTCGGCAGCAGTCCAAGCAACCGTTTGTGGGCATCTCTGAGGGTTGTTTGGCGAGGGTGAAAGCGCAACTTCGGCAGTACCATAGCCCGCAACAGATTGCCGGTTCACTCAAGCTCAAAGGACTGGAGTGGGTGAGCCATGAGACCATCTATCAGATGATTTATCACAACTATGCCGATATGGGTGCCTATCGTGGCTATTTACGGCACTCTCACATCCGACGGCAGCATCGGAGCGCCAAGCGACAGAAACGAGGATTGATTCCCAATCGAGTTGGGATTGAACACAGACCTGTGATTGCAGAACAAAAGAGTGAAATTGGGCATTGGGAAGGCGATACGATCGTCGGGGGTAATCATTTGGGAGCGATTGCGACGCATGTAGACAAAGCCTCAAAGTTTCTGGTTGCACGAGTGATGAAAGACCGAACAGCAGGGGAGATGAACCGTGTCAGTATTGCAGCGTTTGAGTCGATTCCAAAAGAGCGACGTAAGACGATGACGTTTGATAATGGCAAGGAGTTTAGCAAGCATGAGCAACTAACAGCGAGGTTGGGAGTGCAATGTTATTTTGCCAATCCATATCATTCTTGGGAACGTGGGTTGAATGAGCATACGAATGGATTGATTCGACAGTTTTTCCCAAAAGGAACGAATTTTAGAATCGTCAAGCAAGATGAAGTCGATCAAGTAGTTGAATTGATTAATCATCGACCGAGACAATCGTTAGGTTATCGAACTCCTCATGAGGTATTCTGGGGTCAGTCAGGTGATGGTGCACTTCAGATTTGA
- a CDS encoding ATP-binding protein, with protein sequence MAEGSTSDRSIGIGGDVSGSIIASGDANTITQIIQIASSEVKTRKFIAASPYKGLKKFEQTDRNRFFGREQFVRQLVNDLNQTNLLLLLGASGSGKSSVVRAGLIPQLAQQWGDLFVNLTFNPDNDPFESLYASLLNRYGQTKTQFVRQGRAGTLVQMVETLKSTDAYWLIFVDQFEELFTTSQVEKCNQFIAGLVQLNRWLLKRFRLQDCRVKVVASMRSDFLDRLNPYPDLIKATDQSRPIIADLQLDELRLAIEEPAAQHGMVFEDGLVEEIIKSVQGQAGDLPLLQYTLKLLWETEVGMSSIHDRTLNNRTLNISTYRKLGGVRGALQKHVDQIYGALSKEEQLAAQRIFLKLVGGESAKSEIDWKPLRKRALGSAFSNGLEPQVLKQLIDANLLVSDRPSQANESTVEVAHEILLTAWEKLKGWIQDYREDINLRNRINEDLTHWQKEKKEGDLLPDSRLAQALDLRKNVTFQQVLGGFSEDANQFIDVSKGKRDRQKRNQTIIRWGAVSVAVTFLLGIIYIQQWQRQQEIQSIEMFFLNTNEINIDTLFKIKNLAEIRRRNEDKPPIQI encoded by the coding sequence ATGGCAGAAGGAAGTACATCCGATCGCAGTATTGGAATTGGTGGTGATGTCAGTGGAAGTATTATTGCTTCAGGTGACGCAAATACAATCACACAGATTATTCAGATTGCATCATCCGAGGTTAAAACTCGAAAGTTCATTGCTGCTTCCCCTTACAAGGGGTTGAAGAAATTTGAACAAACCGACAGAAATCGTTTTTTTGGGCGAGAGCAATTTGTTCGCCAGTTGGTGAATGACCTGAACCAGACTAATTTGTTATTGCTGTTGGGGGCTTCGGGTAGTGGAAAGTCATCGGTGGTACGAGCCGGATTGATACCTCAGTTGGCGCAGCAGTGGGGCGATCTCTTTGTTAATCTGACTTTTAACCCAGACAATGATCCGTTTGAATCATTGTATGCCAGCTTGTTGAACCGCTATGGACAAACAAAGACACAGTTTGTCCGGCAGGGCAGGGCGGGAACGCTGGTGCAGATGGTCGAAACGCTGAAATCAACTGATGCTTACTGGCTAATTTTTGTTGACCAATTTGAGGAATTGTTCACCACAAGTCAGGTAGAGAAGTGCAATCAGTTTATTGCGGGGTTGGTGCAGTTAAATCGATGGCTGCTGAAGCGGTTTCGGTTGCAGGATTGTCGCGTCAAGGTTGTGGCATCCATGCGATCGGATTTTTTAGACCGTCTGAATCCATATCCGGACTTGATAAAAGCCACTGACCAATCTCGCCCAATTATTGCGGATTTACAATTGGATGAGTTGCGATTGGCGATCGAAGAACCCGCTGCTCAACACGGGATGGTGTTTGAAGATGGCTTAGTTGAGGAAATAATTAAAAGTGTGCAAGGTCAGGCAGGGGATTTGCCATTGTTACAGTACACCTTGAAGCTGCTATGGGAGACAGAGGTAGGGATGAGCAGCATTCACGATCGCACGTTGAATAATCGCACATTGAATATCAGTACCTATCGAAAATTGGGTGGAGTGCGGGGAGCGTTGCAAAAGCATGTGGATCAGATCTATGGGGCGCTATCGAAAGAAGAGCAGTTAGCCGCACAGCGCATTTTCTTGAAACTGGTGGGTGGCGAGAGTGCAAAGTCAGAAATAGATTGGAAACCTTTGCGGAAACGGGCGCTAGGTTCTGCGTTTAGTAATGGGCTAGAACCACAAGTGCTGAAGCAATTGATTGATGCCAATTTGTTGGTGAGTGACCGCCCGTCGCAAGCCAACGAATCAACTGTGGAAGTAGCGCATGAAATCCTGCTGACAGCTTGGGAAAAACTGAAAGGTTGGATTCAGGATTATCGGGAGGATATCAACCTACGAAATCGGATCAATGAAGATTTAACGCATTGGCAGAAGGAGAAAAAAGAAGGGGATTTGTTGCCTGATTCGCGGTTAGCTCAGGCATTGGATCTGAGAAAAAACGTGACATTTCAGCAAGTGCTGGGAGGGTTTAGTGAAGATGCAAATCAGTTTATTGATGTGAGTAAAGGAAAGCGCGATCGCCAAAAACGGAATCAAACGATCATCAGATGGGGTGCCGTTTCAGTGGCTGTTACCTTTCTCTTGGGCATTATTTATATTCAACAATGGCAAAGACAACAGGAGATTCAATCTATTGAAATGTTTTTTCTAAACACCAATGAAATCAATATAGATACACTTTTTAAGATTAAGAATTTAGCAGAGATTCGCAGAAGAAATGAAGATAAACCGCCAATTCAAATCTGA
- a CDS encoding Uma2 family endonuclease, with the protein MTQTAASKPKILTFEEYLAYDDGTDTRYELVDGELVEMPPESLENDAIAVFLLFELGKLLPTRLLSLKTEIETLGRRARCRTPDLLVHSEESRAALEGATRATITRDMPPPALVIEVVSPGATNRTRDYRHKRTEYAARGIAEYWIVDPEERRVTVCRWVDGQYEDRVVRGAERLESDVVPLFELTVEQIFAMVG; encoded by the coding sequence ATGACTCAAACCGCTGCATCAAAGCCGAAGATTCTGACTTTTGAGGAGTACCTTGCCTACGACGATGGTACGGATACACGGTATGAATTGGTGGATGGGGAGCTAGTGGAGATGCCGCCGGAGAGTTTAGAGAATGATGCGATCGCGGTCTTTCTGCTGTTTGAATTGGGGAAGCTCTTACCGACCAGGCTGTTATCGCTCAAGACAGAGATTGAGACGTTAGGACGACGGGCACGTTGCCGAACCCCTGATTTACTGGTTCACTCGGAGGAGTCACGGGCAGCGCTGGAAGGTGCAACTCGTGCCACGATTACCCGCGATATGCCGCCGCCTGCATTGGTGATTGAGGTGGTGAGTCCCGGTGCGACGAATCGGACTCGCGATTATCGGCATAAGCGCACGGAGTATGCGGCACGGGGTATTGCTGAATATTGGATCGTGGACCCGGAGGAGAGGCGGGTTACGGTGTGTCGGTGGGTGGATGGGCAGTATGAGGATAGGGTAGTTCGGGGTGCGGAACGGCTTGAATCGGATGTGGTGCCTTTGTTTGAGCTAACGGTTGAGCAGATTTTTGCAATGGTTGGTTGA